A segment of the Butyrivibrio fibrisolvens genome:
GATATAAAGTTGAAGTCAGCGCCAATCATGCTAAGGGTTCACGTAAGGAAAAGCTTTTAGAACATTTGCGGCGAGAACCTTTGGGCTTTATTACTAATAGTAAGCATGCACAGTCATACCCATATGTGATAAAAGAGTCTTTCGATAAACGTTTTGTTGATTTGACCTACAACATGATGGTGGATGTAATAAAAGAGTTTTTCGGTGTGGCCAAATACCAAGAAAAGAGAATTCAACAAGAATTATTTGAAACACTCACAGATTCTCAAGATGGCTTATATGTTTATGATCTGGAATTCAAACAGAGAAAATGCAAGTTTGAAAATGAACCAGATATGCTTGCAGTCAGATATTCAGGAGGCATTCCCCAAGCTATTGTATTTATCGAAGTTAAATCCACTTGGAAAGCATGTGAAGATGAAACAAGCGGCTTAACAAAGCATCTGGATGGCATGGATCATTATATAAAAGAAAGTCCATTTTTAGACAATAGGAAGCAGGAAGCACATGACATTATTTCAGCATATAAAGACTTGAAACTGCACAATCCGCCTAAGATTGTTCCAGATCCGGACAGTCTTAAAAGATTTGAGATGATGATTATACTCACCAATACAGCTACAGATTATTATCATGAGCATGAGGAAATCATTCAGCAATATATACGTGAGAAAAAGTACAACTGCAAAATAATGGAATGGTGTTAATGATCTTTTAGCTTGACCCTGAACTGCTCTCACTCAATGACAAGAGACTGCTCAGGTTGTTGTCAATAGTTCCTGATGGCTATTGGATGGCATCAGCCATCCATCACCATCATTTTAGTTATAGATTTTATGTCCTTCGTACCTTGATAATTTTACAAAGTTCATTAAGCGCAAATGAGATTGCTATTACATCTTCAAAACAAAGCGGTTCGTATGGATGAAGAAGCTCATAGCTAATCTCCTCAATATCATCCAGAGATTCAAGTATGCAGCTCATCTTTTTATTTGGTATACAGAGGAAGAATCCATCATGGCACTGCCCGAAAATCAGTTTAAACGTATCCTTAAAGGCATATACTGTGACTTCGTATGGTTCGTGCAACAGCTCTTCTACATCAATCTTTGCTGTGTGCATGGTTGTGTATGCATCTTCAGGGTCATCTCCGTCGAATTCTGTTACGGGAAATTCGTAAGTGATTATGATACCTCACCTCCAAGCATCTCGTGGTCTATGACAAACTGAACCTGATGTTCATCGATGAGACGCTTATTCTGCTGACTTGCATACATAAGACATCCATCACAGATATGGTTTATTCGTCTTGGTATACCTGTTGAAACTTTATAGATCTCATCAATAGCTTTATCGGTAAATATATCCTTACGTCCTTCAGCGTAATTAAGATGAGATTCTATATAATGCTGAGTCTCAGCTCTGTCAAGATGCGGTATAACGCAGCTTATATCTATCCTGTGCCTTACAGCAGCATATCTTTGAAGTTTGAGCTTATCCCAAAGTTCACTTTGGCCAACAAGTACAAGTGCCATGGGGCTCATTGAATCAAAACGATAATTCAGAAGAAATCGGAACTCTTCGATAGTTTCTTTTTCAAGAAGATGCGCTTCATCGAGAATGCATACAACTTTTTTGCCATGGACACCGCGAATTATCTCGACTTCTTTTTGGAGTTGTCTCTTGGCATCACCTCTGTAGAACTTTGATTCAATCCCAAGCTGATCAAGCATTCCCTTATAAAACCATCTCGGGGTAAGCTTGGAATCAGATAGATAAAGGAAAAGGTACTCGTCCTTGGGAAGGGTTGACACAAACTTCCTTATCAGAGTTGATTTACCACATCCGGCATCAGCTGTAACTACAGCAAAGAGCTGCCTATCAGCTGCGTATGAAAGTCTTCCGAGCGTCTCATCTATGGCGATTGATTCATAAAGCTTTTCGGGTGGAACATTTCTGGTAAACGGTGTGTGTTTCATATCAAAGAATTGTTCATACATTGTTGCCACCTTCCTTTCTGTAGGAAGCGAAGGAGATGGCATCTGTAAGCCTCTTCTTTGACTGCGCATGTTTCTTTTCAAGAGCATCCAGGAACCTTGACGTTTCAGATGTTGCAAGCTGTATGCCGACCGGAAGGGTTTCGTTCTTGTCGCAGTATTCTCCAATCTTTAATGGCTTTGCGGTAAACGGTTCAATCCCCGGATAAGATACTGTGATAGTCTCAGGAAAGAACGGGTCATAGGCTACTTCCACCATGTGGCTGATAAGTGAAGGTTTAGTTTCGTACTTTCGTCCTTTAAAGCTTATGCAGGCTCCTTTATCTA
Coding sequences within it:
- a CDS encoding AAA family ATPase, with protein sequence MYEQFFDMKHTPFTRNVPPEKLYESIAIDETLGRLSYAADRQLFAVVTADAGCGKSTLIRKFVSTLPKDEYLFLYLSDSKLTPRWFYKGMLDQLGIESKFYRGDAKRQLQKEVEIIRGVHGKKVVCILDEAHLLEKETIEEFRFLLNYRFDSMSPMALVLVGQSELWDKLKLQRYAAVRHRIDISCVIPHLDRAETQHYIESHLNYAEGRKDIFTDKAIDEIYKVSTGIPRRINHICDGCLMYASQQNKRLIDEHQVQFVIDHEMLGGEVS